From Streptosporangium album, the proteins below share one genomic window:
- the murI gene encoding glutamate racemase, translated as MSQASIGIFDSGVGGLTVARAIIDQLPSESIFYVADTARQPYGPKSIAQVRAYALEVMDHLVEHDVKILVIACNSASAAVLRDARERYDVPVVEVIQPATRRAVRATRNGRVGVIGTRATIESMAYHDAFAAAPDVLLTGVAAPRLVEFVERGETMSEELIEVIRDYLRPVLADGCDTLILGCTHYPLLTAPISYVAGDGVTLVSSADETAKDVYRILHDRGLAAEDGAPRHRFGATGDTVLFERLGQRFLGPEIQAVELAPVGDVSGNGHHP; from the coding sequence GTGTCGCAAGCGAGTATCGGAATCTTTGACAGCGGTGTGGGCGGCCTCACGGTGGCCAGGGCGATCATCGATCAGCTGCCCAGTGAATCGATCTTCTATGTGGCCGACACGGCGCGGCAGCCGTACGGTCCCAAGTCCATCGCGCAGGTCCGCGCCTACGCGCTGGAGGTGATGGACCACCTCGTCGAGCACGACGTCAAGATTCTGGTGATCGCGTGCAACAGTGCCAGCGCGGCGGTGCTGAGGGACGCGCGCGAGCGCTATGACGTGCCCGTCGTCGAGGTGATCCAGCCGGCGACGCGCCGGGCGGTGCGCGCCACCCGCAACGGCCGGGTCGGGGTGATAGGGACCAGGGCCACGATCGAGTCGATGGCCTACCACGACGCGTTCGCCGCCGCCCCCGACGTCCTGCTGACCGGGGTGGCGGCACCCCGGCTGGTGGAGTTCGTGGAGCGCGGGGAGACGATGAGCGAGGAGCTCATCGAGGTCATCCGCGACTACCTGCGGCCGGTGCTGGCGGACGGGTGCGACACCCTGATCCTTGGATGCACGCACTATCCGCTGCTCACCGCACCCATCTCCTACGTCGCGGGAGACGGCGTCACGCTGGTCTCCAGCGCCGACGAGACGGCCAAGGACGTCTACCGCATCCTGCACGACCGGGGCCTGGCGGCGGAGGACGGCGCTCCCCGTCACCGGTTCGGCGCCACCGGCGACACCGTCCTGTTCGAACGGCTCGGACAGCGCTTCCTGGGGCCGGAGATCCAGGCCGTCGAACTCGCGCCGGTGGGGGACGTCTCCGGGAACGGGCACCACCCGTGA
- a CDS encoding MBL fold metallo-hydrolase, whose product MKLTIIGCSGSFPGPDSPSSCYLLEAEGFRMLLDFGNGALGALQRHIGLYDVDAICLSHLHADHCLDMCPYHVVRTYSPHGPLPRVPVYAPAGAPRRLAAAYGMPDEPGLETAFDFVRLTPGVFEVGPFTVTAAPVNHPVETYGFRVSHGGRSVAYSGDTGESAELVKLASGADVLLCEASFLERPGLPAGLHLTGRQAAEHAARADVDTLVLTHLVPWYDQERILQEASLGGFGGRTELARSGALYDLG is encoded by the coding sequence GTGAAATTGACGATCATCGGGTGCTCTGGGAGCTTCCCCGGCCCGGACAGCCCCTCCTCCTGCTACCTGCTGGAGGCCGAGGGGTTCCGCATGCTGCTGGACTTCGGCAACGGCGCCCTGGGGGCGCTCCAGCGACACATCGGTCTCTACGACGTGGACGCGATCTGCCTGTCCCATCTGCACGCCGACCACTGTCTCGACATGTGCCCCTACCACGTGGTGCGCACCTACTCCCCGCACGGCCCGCTTCCCCGGGTGCCGGTGTACGCCCCCGCCGGCGCCCCCCGCCGCCTGGCCGCCGCCTACGGCATGCCCGACGAGCCGGGCCTGGAGACGGCCTTCGACTTCGTACGGCTGACGCCGGGCGTCTTCGAGGTGGGCCCCTTCACGGTGACGGCCGCGCCGGTGAACCACCCGGTCGAGACCTACGGGTTCCGGGTCTCCCACGGCGGGCGCTCGGTCGCCTACTCCGGCGACACCGGCGAGTCGGCCGAGCTGGTCAAGCTCGCCTCGGGGGCGGACGTGCTCCTGTGCGAGGCGTCCTTCCTGGAGCGGCCCGGCCTGCCCGCCGGCCTGCACCTGACCGGCCGTCAGGCCGCCGAGCACGCGGCCAGGGCGGACGTGGACACCCTGGTGCTGACCCACCTCGTGCCCTGGTACGACCAGGAGCGGATTCTCCAGGAAGCCTCCCTGGGAGGCTTCGGCGGACGGACCGAACTCGCACGGAGTGGGGCCCTATATGACCTAGGGTGA
- the rph gene encoding ribonuclease PH — MARADGRSPDQLRPVTITRGWLAHAEGSVLVEFGGTKVLCAASVQDSVPRWRRGSGQGWVTAEYAMLPRATNTRNDRESVRGKIGGRTHEISRLIGRSLRACVDYKTLGENSIVIDCDVLQADGGTRTAAITGAYVALADAVTWMRERKMCKADPLIDSVAAVSVGVVGSTPLLDLCYTEDVAAETDMNVVMTGAGEFVEVQGTAEGKPFNRGALDELLDLGVAGCAELTRLQRETLA; from the coding sequence ATGGCCCGTGCAGATGGACGTTCTCCCGATCAGCTCCGCCCCGTCACGATCACCCGCGGCTGGCTCGCGCACGCCGAGGGCTCGGTGCTCGTCGAGTTCGGCGGCACCAAGGTGCTCTGCGCCGCCTCCGTGCAGGACAGCGTGCCCCGCTGGCGCCGGGGGAGCGGCCAGGGCTGGGTCACCGCCGAATACGCCATGCTGCCCCGCGCCACCAACACCCGTAACGACCGCGAGTCGGTGCGCGGCAAGATCGGCGGCCGGACCCACGAGATCTCCCGCCTGATCGGCCGGTCCCTGCGGGCCTGCGTCGACTACAAGACCCTCGGGGAAAACTCGATCGTCATCGACTGCGACGTGCTCCAGGCCGACGGCGGCACCCGCACGGCCGCCATCACCGGCGCCTACGTCGCGCTGGCCGACGCGGTGACGTGGATGCGCGAGCGGAAGATGTGCAAGGCCGACCCCCTGATCGACTCGGTCGCGGCCGTTTCGGTCGGCGTCGTCGGCTCCACCCCCCTGCTGGACCTCTGCTACACCGAGGACGTCGCCGCCGAGACGGACATGAACGTGGTGATGACCGGGGCCGGCGAGTTCGTCGAGGTCCAGGGCACGGCCGAGGGCAAGCCGTTCAACCGGGGCGCCCTCGACGAGCTGCTCGACCTGGGGGTGGCCGGGTGCGCCGAGCTCACCCGACTGCAGCGGGAGACGCTGGCGTGA
- a CDS encoding XTP/dITP diphosphatase, whose amino-acid sequence MSAERAGGTGPNRVVLATRNTGKIAELRRILADASVPVEIVGLEEFPQIDDIAETGLTFAENALLKAHAVARGSGLPAIADDSGLCVDVLNGMPGIFSARWSGRHGDDTANLELLLGQVSDVPREHRGAHFACAAALALPSGEERVAEGAMRGLIIDAPRGTNGFGYDPIFVPEGESRTTAELSAQEKDAISHRGRAFRALAPILAEVIF is encoded by the coding sequence GTGAGCGCGGAGCGAGCCGGGGGCACGGGCCCGAACCGGGTGGTCCTCGCCACCCGCAACACCGGAAAGATCGCCGAGCTCCGCCGGATCCTGGCCGACGCCTCGGTGCCGGTGGAGATCGTCGGCCTGGAGGAGTTTCCCCAGATCGACGACATCGCCGAGACCGGCCTGACCTTCGCCGAGAACGCCCTGCTCAAGGCGCACGCCGTCGCCAGGGGATCCGGCCTGCCCGCGATCGCCGACGACTCGGGACTGTGCGTCGACGTGCTGAACGGCATGCCGGGCATCTTCTCGGCCCGCTGGTCCGGCAGGCACGGCGACGACACGGCGAACCTGGAGCTCCTGCTCGGGCAGGTGTCCGACGTGCCCCGAGAACACCGGGGCGCCCATTTCGCGTGCGCCGCCGCGCTGGCCCTGCCATCGGGGGAGGAGCGGGTCGCCGAAGGCGCGATGCGCGGCCTCATCATCGACGCGCCGCGCGGGACCAACGGCTTCGGCTACGACCCGATCTTCGTGCCCGAAGGGGAGAGCCGGACCACCGCCGAGCTGTCGGCGCAGGAGAAGGACGCCATCAGCCATCGAGGCCGTGCCTTCCGTGCGCTGGCCCCCATCCTCGCCGAAGTGATCTTCTAG
- a CDS encoding molybdopterin-dependent oxidoreductase has product MESNRRAPVWAATLIGLVSGAVAVGVSLLAAGLVKASAFPVVAVGNAAVDLTPAALKDFAIRTFGENDKTVLLAGIFLVLAAIAAAIGLLAVRDLRYGLAGLAAFGLVGIAAVLTRPGAGAVDVVPTVAGVAAAMLALRHLVRRALVPVSGSPGADLPDGSRDHSTDADADADADADAEERDRRGAPVPPVMRAGDGLFSLDRRGLLIGTAGGIVLAGVTGVIGRTLSGRAQVAAARVDLRLPRPSTPATPLPAGVDLRIRGLSPFVTPNHDFYRVDTALVVPQVDPRSWTLKISGMVDRPVELTFADLMKRPLQEADITLCCVSNEVGGPYIGNARWLGTSLAAVLRDAGVRKGADMLLSTSADGWTSGTPVDVVLDGRDALLAFGMNGEALPVDHGFPVRQVVPGLYGYVSATKWVTEIKVTRFDEDEAYWTSRGWSPKGPIKTESRIDLPRDGARLAPGRTVIAGVAWAQHKGVDAVEVRVDRGQWRQARLAEAPTADTWRQWVIDDWDATPGDHTIEVRATDATGYTQTADRVGVIPDGATGWHSVSVQVA; this is encoded by the coding sequence ATGGAGAGTAACAGGCGCGCGCCCGTGTGGGCGGCGACGCTGATCGGCCTGGTGTCCGGCGCGGTGGCGGTCGGGGTGTCCCTGCTGGCAGCGGGCCTGGTGAAGGCCTCGGCCTTCCCGGTCGTCGCGGTCGGCAACGCCGCCGTCGACCTCACCCCGGCCGCGCTGAAGGATTTCGCGATCCGCACCTTCGGGGAGAACGACAAGACCGTCCTGCTGGCGGGCATCTTTCTCGTGCTCGCCGCGATAGCCGCCGCCATCGGACTCCTGGCCGTCCGTGACCTCCGGTACGGCCTGGCCGGCCTGGCCGCCTTCGGCCTCGTCGGCATCGCGGCCGTACTGACCCGCCCCGGTGCGGGTGCCGTGGACGTCGTCCCCACCGTGGCCGGCGTCGCCGCCGCCATGCTCGCCCTGCGTCACCTCGTCAGGCGCGCCCTCGTCCCCGTGAGCGGCTCCCCCGGGGCGGACCTGCCGGACGGCTCACGTGACCACTCCACCGACGCCGACGCCGACGCCGACGCCGACGCCGACGCCGAGGAGCGGGACCGGCGCGGCGCGCCGGTCCCGCCGGTCATGCGGGCGGGCGACGGCCTCTTCTCGCTCGACCGGCGAGGGCTGCTGATCGGGACGGCCGGAGGCATCGTCCTGGCCGGAGTGACGGGAGTGATCGGGCGGACGCTGTCGGGCCGCGCGCAGGTGGCCGCGGCCCGGGTCGACCTGCGGCTGCCCCGCCCCTCCACCCCGGCCACGCCGCTCCCCGCCGGAGTCGACCTGAGGATCAGGGGACTGTCGCCGTTCGTCACGCCCAACCACGACTTCTACCGGGTGGACACCGCCCTGGTGGTGCCGCAGGTCGACCCGCGGAGCTGGACCCTGAAGATCAGCGGCATGGTCGACAGGCCCGTCGAGCTGACCTTCGCCGACCTGATGAAACGTCCCCTGCAGGAGGCCGACATCACGCTGTGCTGCGTCTCCAACGAGGTCGGTGGCCCCTACATCGGCAACGCCCGCTGGCTGGGCACCAGCCTGGCCGCCGTCCTGCGGGACGCGGGAGTGCGGAAGGGGGCCGACATGCTGCTCAGCACCTCCGCCGACGGCTGGACCTCCGGCACTCCGGTCGACGTCGTCCTCGACGGCCGCGACGCGCTGCTGGCCTTCGGCATGAACGGCGAGGCACTCCCCGTCGACCACGGCTTCCCGGTCCGCCAGGTCGTCCCCGGCCTCTACGGCTACGTCTCGGCCACCAAGTGGGTGACGGAGATCAAGGTCACCCGGTTCGACGAGGACGAGGCCTACTGGACGTCCAGGGGGTGGTCGCCGAAGGGGCCGATCAAGACGGAGTCGCGCATCGACCTGCCGAGGGACGGCGCCCGCCTCGCGCCGGGCCGTACCGTGATCGCGGGTGTCGCCTGGGCGCAGCACAAGGGAGTGGACGCCGTCGAGGTGCGGGTCGACCGCGGGCAGTGGCGTCAGGCGCGCCTGGCCGAGGCGCCGACCGCCGACACCTGGCGCCAGTGGGTGATCGACGACTGGGACGCCACCCCGGGCGACCACACCATCGAGGTGCGGGCCACCGACGCCACCGGCTACACCCAGACCGCCGACCGCGTCGGGGTGATCCCCGACGGAGCCACCGGCTGGCACAGCGTCAGCGTCCAGGTCGCCTGA
- a CDS encoding toxin glutamine deamidase domain-containing protein, with protein sequence MTQVVLPAEGYNPIVTADGQRWRDFELETPEPVAAAPREAGRAPWGPPWLERCRPYGVAGGLARPDPQTQDDIVRAVPVTEQGTPRRFPDPRGMWIRLINGAGAAEDPFRATNAVDCALAVLSTWYGAPMVAAPRRPEYDRVGKPLLTGEAGGVARAERWLNQRFQYVGQGRHAYVPIGHALLAGGHGAAAIIINRWPGGGSHAWNAVNSGGEVIWIDAQRGHMAVGPPYGSVTGVFCVVIDGEGRRL encoded by the coding sequence GTGACTCAGGTGGTTCTGCCCGCGGAGGGCTACAACCCCATCGTGACCGCGGACGGGCAGCGGTGGCGCGACTTCGAACTGGAGACTCCGGAGCCCGTCGCGGCGGCGCCGCGAGAGGCCGGCCGGGCGCCGTGGGGGCCGCCCTGGCTGGAGCGGTGCCGGCCGTACGGCGTGGCCGGGGGGCTGGCCAGGCCCGACCCGCAGACCCAGGACGACATCGTGCGCGCCGTACCGGTGACGGAGCAGGGGACGCCCCGGCGCTTCCCCGACCCGCGGGGCATGTGGATCAGGTTGATCAACGGAGCCGGCGCCGCGGAGGACCCGTTCCGGGCGACCAACGCGGTGGACTGCGCGCTGGCGGTGCTCTCCACCTGGTACGGCGCGCCCATGGTGGCTGCGCCCCGGCGGCCGGAGTACGACCGGGTCGGCAAGCCGCTGCTCACCGGTGAGGCGGGGGGAGTGGCCAGAGCCGAACGGTGGCTCAACCAGCGCTTCCAGTACGTGGGACAGGGACGTCATGCCTACGTCCCGATCGGCCACGCGCTCCTGGCCGGGGGACACGGCGCCGCCGCGATCATCATCAACCGCTGGCCCGGCGGGGGCAGCCACGCCTGGAACGCCGTCAACTCCGGTGGCGAGGTGATCTGGATCGACGCGCAGCGAGGGCACATGGCCGTCGGCCCGCCCTACGGATCGGTGACCGGCGTCTTCTGCGTGGTGATCGACGGGGAGGGGCGGCGGCTGTGA
- a CDS encoding ABC transporter permease, protein MLRTTLAGLRAHKLRLLLTSLAIALGVGFITGTFVLTDTIDAGFTQKFSAAADRIDAAVLPGPGEGSAKTPSISGEVLERVRAVAGVADAQGLVQGTSALIGKDGKAAGDYPTAGVSIAEGSLNRTLITSGAAPRSATEAVLDENTARTRGFAVGDGIGVLDFKNVRHEFTLVGLFDVGLNQELGYTGAVGFTAGTARAMTGEKGFREIDVAAAEGVTQERVRGAVAAAVGSDYRVMTGERFAEVTAEQNGADTTMIKLGLLLFGLVAMFVAALVIYNTFNILIAQRTREMALLRCIGATRGQVFGSVVLESAVVGLVSSVLGLLLGYGLGAGALAVLTSVGAPLPSATASLAPRTVVLGLVIGLVVTVGAALLPARSATRVAPIAALRTQVEERTFRAGLVRVVVAALFLVAGVGATVTALTMKSGESALMVVVAGGALVFLAVLTFGPVIVKPLGAFVGWLPARLFGVPGRLAVDNSGRNPKRSATTTVALTVGVTLMTLIAVLTGTMRVTYSQKLDEQFPVDYMVQAQDRDSGLPRALAEELRTRPELTSVVAFRETAAKGDRGDEYEVGTFTAASGFSPELDTGSIDLLRPGTAVVADYVVKQRGLKVGDRLPVRTARAGTVDLTVVSTFNSQNVSLAGITVPEQDFERYFGTVDDSRVMINARDGVSPEQARKVVEAAAQPYPTAKVASSTDVRGEFDEALDMMLMIITGLLGLAVLISLLGIANTLSLSVHERTRESALLRALGLTRPQLRRMLSVEALILGLIGALVGVVLGVTFGWAAARAMMADAVFQLPVLQILAFMALSGLAGVLAAVLPARRAARASIVGSLAAG, encoded by the coding sequence GTGCTGAGGACGACCCTGGCCGGGCTGCGGGCGCACAAGCTGCGTCTGCTGCTCACCTCGCTGGCGATCGCGCTGGGGGTGGGGTTCATCACGGGCACGTTCGTGCTGACCGACACCATCGACGCGGGTTTCACACAGAAGTTCTCGGCGGCGGCCGACAGGATCGACGCCGCCGTGTTGCCGGGGCCGGGTGAGGGGTCGGCCAAGACACCGTCCATCTCCGGCGAGGTGCTGGAGAGGGTCCGCGCCGTCGCGGGTGTCGCCGACGCGCAGGGACTCGTGCAGGGCACGTCCGCGCTGATCGGCAAGGACGGCAAGGCCGCCGGTGACTATCCCACGGCCGGTGTCTCCATCGCGGAGGGGTCGCTGAACCGCACGCTGATCACCAGTGGTGCGGCTCCGAGGTCGGCGACGGAGGCGGTGCTGGATGAGAACACCGCGAGGACGCGTGGGTTCGCGGTGGGTGACGGCATCGGGGTGCTGGACTTTAAGAATGTCCGGCATGAGTTCACGCTGGTGGGCCTGTTCGATGTGGGGCTGAACCAGGAGCTCGGCTACACCGGCGCGGTGGGTTTCACCGCCGGCACGGCCAGGGCGATGACCGGGGAGAAGGGGTTCCGGGAGATCGACGTCGCGGCGGCCGAGGGGGTGACGCAGGAGAGGGTGCGTGGCGCGGTCGCCGCCGCCGTGGGGTCGGACTACCGGGTCATGACCGGTGAGCGGTTCGCCGAGGTCACGGCCGAGCAGAACGGCGCCGACACCACGATGATCAAGCTTGGTCTGCTGTTGTTCGGCCTGGTGGCGATGTTCGTGGCCGCGCTGGTCATCTACAACACCTTCAACATCCTCATCGCTCAGCGGACCCGGGAGATGGCGCTGTTGCGCTGCATCGGTGCGACGCGGGGGCAGGTGTTCGGCTCCGTCGTGCTGGAGTCGGCCGTCGTCGGTCTGGTCTCGTCGGTGCTGGGTCTGCTGCTGGGATACGGCCTGGGCGCGGGGGCGCTGGCCGTGCTGACGTCGGTCGGGGCGCCGTTGCCCTCGGCGACGGCTTCGCTGGCGCCGCGCACGGTGGTTCTCGGCCTGGTCATCGGCCTCGTCGTCACGGTGGGGGCGGCTCTGTTGCCGGCGCGGTCGGCGACGAGGGTGGCGCCGATCGCGGCGCTGCGCACCCAGGTGGAGGAGCGTACGTTCCGGGCCGGCCTGGTCCGGGTGGTCGTGGCGGCGCTGTTCCTGGTTGCGGGTGTGGGCGCGACGGTGACCGCGCTGACCATGAAGAGCGGCGAGTCGGCTCTCATGGTGGTGGTCGCCGGTGGGGCGCTGGTCTTCCTGGCGGTGCTGACCTTCGGCCCGGTGATCGTCAAGCCGCTCGGCGCCTTCGTGGGATGGCTGCCCGCCAGGCTCTTCGGGGTGCCCGGCAGGCTCGCGGTGGACAACTCGGGACGCAATCCGAAGCGGTCGGCCACCACCACTGTCGCGCTGACGGTGGGCGTGACGCTGATGACGTTGATCGCCGTCCTCACCGGCACCATGCGGGTGACCTACAGCCAGAAGCTCGACGAGCAGTTCCCTGTCGACTACATGGTGCAGGCCCAGGACCGTGACTCCGGTCTGCCCCGGGCGCTGGCCGAGGAGCTGAGGACCAGGCCGGAGCTGACCTCGGTCGTCGCGTTCCGCGAGACCGCCGCCAAGGGCGACAGGGGCGATGAGTACGAGGTCGGGACGTTCACTGCGGCTTCGGGCTTCAGTCCGGAGCTCGACACGGGCTCGATCGACCTTCTACGGCCCGGGACGGCGGTCGTCGCCGACTACGTCGTCAAGCAGCGTGGGCTCAAGGTCGGTGACCGGTTGCCGGTGCGGACGGCCAGGGCGGGCACCGTGGATCTCACGGTCGTGTCCACCTTCAACTCGCAGAACGTGAGCCTGGCCGGCATCACCGTGCCGGAGCAGGATTTCGAGCGTTATTTCGGCACGGTCGACGACAGCCGGGTGATGATCAACGCCAGGGACGGCGTCAGTCCGGAGCAGGCGCGCAAGGTGGTCGAGGCGGCGGCGCAGCCGTATCCGACGGCGAAGGTCGCCAGTTCGACGGATGTCCGGGGCGAGTTCGACGAGGCGCTGGACATGATGCTGATGATCATTACTGGTCTGCTGGGGCTGGCGGTGCTCATCTCGTTGCTGGGTATCGCCAACACGCTGTCGCTGTCGGTCCACGAACGGACCCGTGAGTCGGCGTTGCTGCGGGCGCTCGGCCTGACGCGGCCTCAGTTGCGGCGGATGCTCTCGGTGGAGGCGTTGATCCTGGGACTCATCGGGGCGTTGGTCGGTGTGGTGCTCGGTGTCACGTTCGGCTGGGCCGCGGCGCGGGCGATGATGGCGGACGCCGTCTTCCAGCTTCCGGTCCTGCAGATCCTGGCGTTCATGGCGCTGTCGGGCCTGGCGGGGGTGCTGGCGGCCGTGCTGCCGGCGCGCAGGGCGGCGCGTGCCTCCATCGTGGGATCGCTCGCCGCGGGCTGA
- a CDS encoding ABC transporter ATP-binding protein gives MTVTGGVGVRSARESGTAAVVARGLTKVYGRGDAAVHALRGVDVSFATGAFTAIMGPSGSGKSTLMHCLAGLDTVSGGQVHIGDVELTGLGDKQLTLLRRERIGFIFQAFNLLPTLTAEQNIRLPLEIAGRQADTDLFDRVVETVGLGDRLGHRPTELSGGQQQRVAVARALISKPQVIFADEPTGNLDSRSGAEVLSFLRTSVHELGQTIVMVTHDPVAASYADRVVFLRDGSLVSELVGPTPQSVLDTLMKLEA, from the coding sequence GTGACTGTTACCGGAGGGGTCGGCGTGCGGAGCGCGCGGGAGAGCGGGACGGCCGCCGTAGTGGCCAGGGGGCTGACGAAGGTGTACGGCAGGGGGGATGCGGCCGTGCATGCTCTCCGGGGGGTGGATGTCTCCTTCGCGACGGGTGCCTTCACCGCGATCATGGGGCCCTCCGGGTCCGGCAAGTCCACGCTGATGCACTGTCTGGCCGGGCTGGACACGGTCAGCGGCGGGCAGGTGCACATCGGTGACGTGGAGCTGACCGGGCTGGGCGACAAGCAGCTCACCCTGCTGCGCCGGGAGCGGATCGGGTTCATCTTCCAGGCGTTCAACCTGCTGCCGACGTTGACGGCTGAGCAGAACATCCGGTTGCCGCTGGAGATCGCCGGGCGGCAGGCGGACACCGATCTGTTCGACCGGGTGGTGGAGACCGTGGGCCTGGGTGACCGGCTCGGCCACCGGCCGACCGAGCTGTCGGGTGGTCAGCAGCAGCGGGTCGCGGTGGCGCGTGCTCTGATCAGTAAGCCGCAGGTCATCTTCGCCGACGAGCCGACCGGCAACCTGGACTCGCGTAGCGGGGCCGAGGTGCTGTCGTTCCTGCGGACGTCGGTGCATGAGCTGGGTCAGACGATCGTGATGGTCACGCATGATCCGGTGGCGGCCTCTTACGCCGACCGGGTGGTCTTCCTGCGTGACGGGTCGCTGGTCAGTGAGCTGGTGGGGCCGACGCCGCAGAGTGTGCTGGACACGCTGATGAAGCTGGAGGCCTGA
- a CDS encoding response regulator has protein sequence MIRVMLVDDQVLLRTGFRMVLGAQPDIEVVAEAGDGAAAVEAVRGVEVDVVLMDVRMPVMDGVEATRLICAAGDRPRVLILTTFDLDDYAFAALKAGASGFLLKDVPPSDLLSAIRSVHSGDAVVAPSTTRRLLERFAVHLPSAEAVEPAALGGLTAREREVLVLVARGLSNMEIAGRLDLAEATVKTHLGRVLAKLGLRDRAQVVVYAYESGLVTPYSAG, from the coding sequence ATGATCCGGGTCATGCTGGTGGATGACCAGGTGTTGCTGCGGACGGGGTTCCGCATGGTGCTCGGCGCGCAGCCGGACATCGAGGTCGTGGCGGAGGCGGGTGACGGGGCTGCGGCGGTCGAGGCGGTGCGGGGGGTCGAGGTCGACGTCGTGTTGATGGACGTGCGGATGCCGGTGATGGACGGGGTGGAGGCGACCCGGCTGATCTGCGCGGCGGGTGACAGACCGCGGGTGCTGATCCTGACGACGTTCGATCTGGATGACTACGCGTTCGCGGCGTTGAAGGCGGGGGCTTCGGGGTTCCTGTTGAAGGATGTGCCGCCGTCGGATCTGCTCAGTGCGATCCGTTCGGTGCACAGCGGGGATGCGGTGGTGGCGCCGAGCACGACGCGGCGGCTGCTGGAGCGTTTTGCCGTGCATCTGCCGTCTGCGGAGGCGGTGGAGCCGGCGGCGTTGGGTGGGTTGACGGCGCGGGAGCGGGAGGTGCTGGTGCTGGTGGCGCGGGGCCTGTCGAACATGGAGATCGCCGGTCGGCTGGATCTGGCGGAGGCGACGGTCAAGACGCATCTGGGCCGGGTGCTGGCGAAGCTGGGCCTGCGGGATCGGGCCCAGGTGGTGGTGTATGCCTACGAGTCGGGACTTGTGACCCCTTACTCGGCGGGTTAG
- a CDS encoding sensor histidine kinase produces MFGSLRARSRRHPGVVDTLWLAPFVLACLSTVVMLGMDQSLYQGGFTLRGYLALGVVLVVPLFWRRSRPLTVFAVVSAVSFCQWLSGVETTPFNAAVIIAMYAVASLRSVPWAVAAGLVTELGLALSFGQITRDPDLGSFASASVFVVAVWIAGIYANTRRRYLEGLEERAERAERERDQQARLAAAAERARIARELHDVVAHNVSVMIVQADGAGYAIDGAPEEARRAMQAISATGRQALAEMRRMVGVLRTEAEGETVDGYAPQPGLAQLDELVAQVRSSGLPVDFRVAGVAQGLPEGEQLTVYRIVQEALTNTLKHGGPGARAVVEMEYGVRELLLRVTDDGRGAAAAERPGGHGLVGMRERVALFGGSVEARPQPGGGFRVVARLPVGETGRSRAA; encoded by the coding sequence GTGTTCGGTAGTTTGCGCGCCCGGAGTCGGCGCCATCCCGGTGTTGTGGACACCCTGTGGCTGGCGCCGTTCGTGCTGGCCTGCCTGAGCACGGTGGTCATGCTTGGCATGGATCAGAGCTTGTATCAGGGCGGGTTCACTCTCCGGGGTTACCTGGCGCTGGGCGTGGTGCTGGTGGTTCCGTTGTTCTGGCGGCGTAGCCGGCCGTTGACGGTGTTCGCGGTCGTGTCGGCGGTGAGCTTCTGCCAGTGGCTGTCGGGGGTGGAGACGACGCCGTTCAATGCGGCGGTGATCATCGCGATGTATGCGGTGGCGTCGCTGCGTTCGGTGCCCTGGGCGGTCGCGGCGGGTCTGGTGACGGAGCTGGGGCTGGCGCTCTCGTTCGGTCAGATCACCAGGGATCCGGATCTTGGGAGTTTCGCGAGTGCTTCGGTGTTCGTCGTGGCGGTGTGGATCGCGGGGATCTATGCCAACACCCGGCGCCGTTACCTGGAGGGGTTGGAGGAGCGGGCGGAGCGGGCGGAGCGGGAGCGGGATCAGCAGGCGCGGTTGGCGGCGGCGGCGGAGCGGGCTCGGATCGCCCGTGAGTTGCATGACGTGGTGGCGCACAACGTGAGTGTGATGATCGTTCAGGCTGACGGGGCGGGTTACGCGATCGACGGCGCTCCGGAGGAGGCGCGCAGGGCGATGCAGGCGATCTCCGCGACGGGCCGGCAGGCGTTGGCGGAGATGCGCAGGATGGTCGGGGTGTTGCGGACGGAGGCCGAGGGGGAGACGGTGGACGGGTACGCCCCGCAGCCGGGTCTGGCGCAGTTGGATGAGCTGGTGGCGCAGGTGCGCTCGTCGGGGTTGCCGGTTGATTTCCGGGTGGCGGGGGTTGCGCAGGGTCTTCCGGAGGGTGAGCAGCTGACGGTGTATCGGATCGTTCAGGAGGCGCTGACGAATACGCTCAAGCATGGCGGTCCGGGTGCCAGGGCTGTGGTGGAGATGGAGTACGGCGTGCGTGAGCTGCTTCTGCGGGTGACCGACGATGGCCGGGGGGCGGCGGCGGCGGAGCGTCCGGGTGGGCATGGTCTGGTGGGGATGCGGGAGCGTGTCGCGTTGTTCGGGGGGAGTGTGGAGGCCAGGCCGCAGCCGGGTGGCGGGTTCCGGGTGGTCGCGCGGTTGCCGGTGGGCGAGACCGGGCGGAGCCGGGCCGCATGA